AATCCAAAAAGGGTAAGATTTGgatatattatttgtttttttttcaatggaAAGTTAGTcattggggttgaaacaagaTTGAAGCAAagcatataatataataatataataatataataatataatatggatatAGGGTGTGGAGGCGAGGTATGCACCTTTCTCGCCAATATAACCCCGTTCCCTGTTATTCTTTTTTGTGGAGCGACCGACGCTACAAATGGAGTCGATGTTTTTAGAAGAGAAGCCAATCTCGTTGTTGAAAATCAAAAGTGTGGTACCAGCTCCACTTCCAGTGACGTCTCTAGATGTTATGATGAACTCTAACGACGGTTTTACGGAGGTAGAATACTCGTTATCTTCCGCATTCTGAACACacaaaaagggaaagaaaatcAGATCCAAGTTCTGAATTAATAATGACCatggaaattaattatttgtaggCACCTGAATAAGCTCCATGAGAAAGTGAACATCCTTGGTGTAAAGCTCCGCAGAAAGGTTCCTCACAGCCTGATGGAGATCCTCTGTTAAGGGATTTGGAGGTCCTCCTATCGAAAACTTGCTTCGCCTTATTTCTTGAATGTGCTGCTTAGGGGAAAGGGAATCCATCTCAGTATCAATGATGGAACACAGAGCAGAAAACCAGAAGTAGTAGTGCTACTTATAAAACAAAACTACAAAAGCATGTTATGGAAAACTTCGTCGCcaagtttattttctttttaaataaatcgTACGGGTTGACGCTGATTGGACCCAAGTGTTGGAAATTAGCGAGAAGATGAATCGccaaaaagcaaaaaaaaaaaacaacatttaaatcttcttttcaaaaatataatctaattaGAAACTGTATCGTACTTAAAAGTCCCCCCACCGCGATTTCCTAATATATATTTAGATTAGATTTTACTGtgttttcttattaatttaaaatacttaaatttatCTTCTCGAACTTatatttaaataacaattattGATTGATATTTTATCGCATACACAAATATTTCTACTtgaaaaaactttataaaaaatcacaaatttaaatttattcggTTGAATAGTAACTCATTTCCACTACTTCCAAGGAAAATTAAGGCCTTCCAATGCTCGAGCAAACGAAAGGGATAACAATAACTCAGTTTTTAAGGGAAAATTTTGGGGAGATAAGATTTaccttaaaatttaaaaatattacataAAATATTAGCAAGTCTCGATAGCTAACGTGGTAGATATCGATCTCATTCGAAATGAACCCATAAAAAATGAACGACTCTTAAAAAAAGTGCTAGTGTTTTTAGGGCGAAACTAATGTGCACTTTTTCTAACAATTTCCCCCCGCAATTACCCTCTGTTTTCGTGGAGAATACGGTCAAAGCACATGGTAGAAATTTCACAATTTTCTTGCTCTTCCACTAAAATGGGTCAATTATATATTGTAATAAAATGGCCATTTTACCCCATAGATTCATATATTTAGGGCCATTTAAGTGCAATAATTAATCCATTTCTCAAGAGCTAAGCTAAAATTCAAAGGAAAGTATAAATATCGCGTGTACATAATGTTCATCAAACACTATAACCCCAACAAAATCATCCAAAAAACCAACGAAATTAGGTGCAAAGAGACTCGTTAATGATGGTCAGAGGATAGCTCGAGTTCCACCATGAAAGCTTCATtctaaataaataatgaaatctAGCGACAAGGCAGTGCGTGGACTGCTCTACAACATCGATGACAATGTAAAGAAGGAACTCCAAAAAATAcaaacttgatcatctgttcAATAACAAAATGAGAAATCTTGGCAGGTCCACGCAACTTTGTTCAAcctttttaataattatatatatatatatatatatatatatatatatatatatatatatatatcacaaaaTATCAAATTCCCTTGGTATACTTTGTCACAACCCCACTCGTGCCACATTGCGAGGTGAATTCAGAAACTTGGTTTCTTTCTGCTCCATTTTTTCCAACTCCATATTTGTATTTTCACATCCATTCGTACACACCATTCCTTTTTAAGTTTTTCTCAACAATATTTTGTCTACACCATTCCAAAAGGatataattatttcaaagaCCAATTTAAATCTTATAGATCAATTTCTATGTTTTCTTAATTCAACAAATGGATGATTGAAACTTTGAACATCTACTTCAAGGAAGAAAAAACAACTGTCCTAGGTCACTCAAACTAAACTACATTGCGACGGAAGAACAGTTCTCAGTACTATCTGGATGTGTGATTTTCCTGAAAATGGAAGATAATAAATCCAAAAGAAACCCATTACTGCTGAAAATGTCTcaccatcttttttttttcaatgataaTATCTTCTGTCTTGAAGCTTAGGGTGCAACTATCATCCATGTACTTCTTCAAATTAAGAAAAGAGTTATGAATTAAAATAAGTGATGTAAACCAAAACTCAACAGAAGACCAGAATTTGAAGCCATATCAGTGAAGAGAAATGGTAGGGGGAATTGATGGGGGCATTAAAAATGGAACATAGCTCCTagaaacataaattaaaatttttaaaaaaaaattaaaaaggggCTATAATATAGATACGACCCTTTGGATCAAATATATACTCCTATGTTTGGCGGGTGGCAGAGGAGTGAGACTCTAACCGGAGCAGAGTTTTTCCAAAGCCAAATTTTCATCCCAACCCACAGCTTCCAAACTGCTCCTTACTTGAGCCTCGGGGAATCCCATCTCCATGAGTTTCTGAACCTGCACCATTTCCTTCACATCAATCTTCAGTTAACACACAAACCACAAACGCACGCTTTCATTCGAACTACTCCTCAAACTCGAAACTATATATAATTTATCATGCACACAACATGCAAAACCAAAGTTAAGGCTTTAACCTTTTCTTCCACCCCAAGAGATGACGTCTTGGCAAAAGTTTCTGTCCAATATCGAGCTGTGCCAGCAAAAGTCTGGTAGTCTCTAAGATACTGCAGCAATACATATTGTTAAAATCTTTTTTGATACAATCTAAAGTTGACGTCTTCAATACCAACATCCAAAGACAAAAAGAACGAACATCCATGCATTCAAGATAGAGCTGACAATACCTGTTGTGCCACGACAGCATCTTGAGGATCATCAGGTTGAGGAGCAGACAACAGTGCCTGCACAGAGAGCAGGGCTGTCTTCAACGTAAGTGCGGGGCTCCACTGATCCTTCAAAATGTCCAGGCAAATTGCACCACTTTGACTACTAATATTAGGGTGCCTTCAAAACATAATAGACCAAACTCCATAGTTACACATAACCATATTCACATATGTTGAACTAGGCCAATAACATGAAGTTCCCTTAcggttaaaattaatatatatataaattatttgaTGGCATCAAAATATACATACACATATGCATCGTAAACACACATGTTCTCTGTAAAGCAACTCCATCAAGTAAACACGAAAGCACTTCATGCACACGTAAGAGATATCAAGATTGTGTAGAAAAAAAGGAGGTCGTCATTACCAGACTTTTGTAGCAAACTGCATTTTGGGAGGCTCAAATGGATACCCATCTgcaagggaaaaagaaaaaaaatcatgtcTAAGATACATGTTAAGGGTTAGACAAGGCAGTGTTTTGAAACTGTGTTTTCGCATGTGGGACTTCAGCAAGTTTCTCACGGTCTTTATATTGATATCTCATGGGTTTACTCAGTCTAAAGCTAACTAATCATTATTCACAAAGGTCATGGTCAAGTTTTGTTGCTATATTAGTACATGTAGATGATATACTACTCACTGAACCATCACCATGAAATTGCTTCAGTCAAAAGTTTCTAGCGCTCTCATTTTCTTCTTAAAGATTTGGGTGATGCTCAATCTTTCTTTAAGCTTGGAATTGTCAAGATCTTCACAAGGATTATTCCTATCTCAACAAAAATATTGCTTGCAGATTGTTGAAGATTCTGATCTTTTGCCTCTAAACCAGTAAGTTCTCCTATAATACCTAATCTAAAATTGACTGCTCAATCGGGTACTCTGTTTCTTCAGACATCTCGCCCAAACATTTCTTCTGCAGTCAATTAACTAAGTCAAATCATTTCCAAGCCTCATACAGATCATTTGATGCCTACACATCACCTTATTTGGTACCCAAACTGAACTACTGGGCGAGGGATCCTCATTAAACCAACAACTAAATTTTGGTTAAAAGCTTTTGTTGACTCTGATTGGAGATCATGTCCTGATACTCAAAGATCTATCACTGATTTTTGCATCTTTTTAGGCAACACAATGGTTGCATGGGAAATACAAAAAACAAGCTACTATTCCGCGCTCTTCAGATGAAGCTGAATAACAAGCATTGGCAAGTGTTTCCCAAAAGCTAACATGGATTGGTAGTCTATTTTCTGATTTGAAGGTCTCTTTTTTAGCTCCAGCTTTGGTGTTTTGTGATAATCAAGTGGTGATAGTCATTGCTTCCAATCCAACGTTTCACGATCAAACAAACCATATCAAAATTGATTGCTACATGGTTCTTTGAAGCTTTTACCGGTTAAATCTTCATCTAAACTCACCGACATTTTCACCGGGGATCTGTCGTCCCTGTTCTTCAAGGTTTTTTGGTCAAGATAAGAGTTTTTAATCTCCATAGTCCATCGAGGATATTATGATAATAAATGTAATTTGtcaattaattttatttcttctacaattgttatttgatttttaattcAGAGCTGTAAGCTTTCTGTTGTATTCAGTTACGCATTATATTACTTAAAGAGGAACTTCCCTTGCCATCAATATAGAAATATTTTCCTCTTTAAACCTTGATAAAACAGGTAAGGATATGTTATACATACTCGAGGAGCATGATAAAATGTCTTGGAAAAGACATGGAGAAATTACAATCTTTTACCATAAAATTTCAACAAAGCAAGGAATGGTTCTTTCCACAAAGCTCTTATTGGAAAATGGTTTTATTCATGCCGTAAATGTGTAACAGGATTGTTAAATAAACAGGTTcaataaaacttaaaaaaactCTCAATCATTAATTGGAAGTTAAGAAATAATGCTCAAGGGCTTGGTTCTACTCAGTttttaacaaaacaaaaattgagaaaggATAGGAGAaacttcaaagaaaaaaaaggctTCTAGCGTGGGCTGTTAACAATTTAAAAGATGTCATGTCATGAAATTATGAATGgaattttcaaatgaaaatcCCTCATCCACCGAATCATAGATTGTGTAGCTCTAATGGTTGAAGAAAAGAAGGCAGATATATTAATGATGAGGTAGAAGAAAAGTAAGGAGCAATAGAAGGGGACCTGGCAATGTAATGTCAATTTGGAAAGTGCCACCTTCGTAAGGAGTAGAGATAGGACCAGGAATGGTACCGAGCAAATGGGAAAGACTATCGGATTTGGGGGTGACTCTAATACCAGAAGCCTCAATGTCTTTAGTGCATTCTTGGAGCTCCTTTTGCACCCGAGCGAAGTCTATCATCTTGGTGGATGGTGAGTCAGTGATGATGATCGGATAAATGGGAAGAAGAGAAGGAACCCTAATAGTATGCGTACGAAGGAAGAGGAATACAAAGAAAAACTATGGTAAGGTTGGAGATAGGAGAAGCGAAAACCCTTTCGCTTTCACTCTctcccttctttctttctttcttgctttctttctttctgtcTCACAGAATTATGCCTTTCCTACCGACCCCactacctctacctctacctctacctctaacgctgctctctctctctctctctctctcccaaTATTCtctacatttattttattttatttattatcttaattgtaaaaataaaaataataataacccTAAGGAGATGATTAGTAGAAGATTTgtaacaaatattattaaaatacaATAATCATCCTATATCTTTAGAGGTGGGCTATTAGTTCCGCCCAAACACCACctcaaattttgtaaaaattacACCTATCAATTTCTAAAACTGGACCATTTAAACCTccaaatattaaaatcaaaCCATCCAACTTTTGTTATAGATGTAAAAATCAAATCTAATGCTTGATttccattatttttcttttttacatgtTTATGATTTTCCTTTTCTCTACCTCAATATtgactctttttttcttttgaccttcttccctttttttgCAATAGAATGTTAATTcgttaaaattgaatttataaATATGTTTTGAATTGTTGTTTTAAATGATATAATTTAAGTTTGTATATTTTCTAATTGCAAAATCTATTTCATTGTGATTCTAAGAGCTTTTGTGGAAGAAGGGAATAGCTAAGGGTAGAGTCGGAAAGTAGAGCGGAGGCGTTGAGATCCATGTTTTTAACtcctaaatttaaattttaaaaaaaattaggcaTTAATAGGATGTAAATTGATTAAAGGATCTCAAGAAGTCCTTGACAAAACGTCTAGAACTTTTATAATCACTTCACAGTTAGCAATTTAACATAGAGTAGCAAGACAAACATGTATAAGATTATCCTAAATTGTCCAAAAtggtttaaatttataaatttttagaGATTGAACATTCATCGTAGTTCGAGAACTTTATTTCTAcatttgaaagtttaaagaCACAATTTACCATTCTAAAAGTTAAGTTTGAGAATTTAACTTTTAAAGCATAATATTGAAAGGTGCAATTGTTATTTCCACCCCGTGTTTATGTCGATCGGCCActttattaaaatattattactCGAATACATATCCGcgttaaaagaaaatgaagataCCTAAAGACCCAAAACACCGTAGGGTCTCATACTTGTTTTTTTAGGTTGTaatgtcatatatatatatatatatatatatatatatatatatatatatatatatatatatatatattgggaATTTTGAACAAatcctctctatctatccatcATCTTCAAGAGTCACGTGATGTGTTTTTGGACATATAATTAAAGAGGTTATCAACTTAATTAATTAGGCATGGGATTAGTAATTGGTGAAAGCCTAATTTCATATGTCATTTG
The sequence above is drawn from the Cucumis melo cultivar AY chromosome 2, USDA_Cmelo_AY_1.0, whole genome shotgun sequence genome and encodes:
- the LOC103502281 gene encoding ubiquitin-conjugating enzyme E2 27, translated to MIDFARVQKELQECTKDIEASGIRVTPKSDSLSHLLGTIPGPISTPYEGGTFQIDITLPDGYPFEPPKMQFATKVWHPNISSQSGAICLDILKDQWSPALTLKTALLSVQALLSAPQPDDPQDAVVAQQYLRDYQTFAGTARYWTETFAKTSSLGVEEKVQKLMEMGFPEAQVRSSLEAVGWDENLALEKLCSG